The following proteins come from a genomic window of Nostoc sp. ATCC 53789:
- a CDS encoding lysophospholipid acyltransferase family protein, translated as MDKNREPFISLALYHAFKWSVVSPMLHTYFRGQIHGTENVPQSGPLLIVSNHASYFDPPIVSNCVRRPVAYMAKEELFKIPVLAQAIKLYGAYPVSRGSADRNAIRSALEYLDKGWAVGVFLEGTRTPDGRITDPKRGALLLAAKAKAPILPVSVWGTEKILQKGSSLPHAVPITVRIGNLIDAPTSTNKEELEALTEKCASVINEMHDLGR; from the coding sequence GTGGACAAAAACCGCGAACCGTTTATCAGTCTGGCACTTTACCACGCCTTTAAATGGTCAGTCGTCAGCCCCATGCTTCACACTTACTTTCGGGGCCAGATTCATGGTACGGAAAATGTCCCCCAATCAGGGCCGCTGTTAATAGTAAGTAATCACGCTAGTTACTTTGACCCGCCGATTGTCTCTAATTGTGTACGTCGTCCTGTGGCGTACATGGCTAAGGAAGAGTTATTTAAAATTCCTGTTTTGGCGCAAGCGATTAAACTGTATGGTGCTTATCCGGTGAGTCGGGGAAGTGCCGATCGCAATGCTATCCGTTCCGCCCTAGAATATCTCGATAAAGGTTGGGCTGTCGGTGTTTTCTTGGAAGGTACTCGCACCCCAGATGGTCGAATCACAGACCCCAAAAGAGGCGCACTGCTGCTGGCTGCGAAAGCAAAAGCCCCAATATTACCAGTAAGTGTCTGGGGTACTGAAAAGATTTTACAAAAAGGCTCGTCTCTACCTCACGCAGTTCCCATCACCGTCAGAATCGGTAACTTGATTGATGCTCCCACTTCCACCAATAAAGAGGAATTGGAGGCGTTGACAGAAAAGTGTGCCTCGGTAATTAACGAGATGCATGATTTAGGACGATGA